A single Curtobacterium sp. MCJR17_020 DNA region contains:
- a CDS encoding dipeptidase encodes MTDTAQPSSATDPALLDALREQVQGALPTTIADLSALVRIPSVSWSAFDESHVLASARAVADLALSTGVFAEDQVEIIRSAISDDEPLDLGQPAVLAVRPARNGKPTVMLYAHHDVQPQGDDALWETPPFEPTLRGDRLYGRGASDDKAGVMTHIASLRAIHAQFGDDLDLGVVLFVEGEEEFGSRSFRTFLADQKERLAADVIVVADSDNWSVDVPSITVSLRGNVTFKLTLTTLEHASHSGMFGGAAPDAMIPMVKLLASLHDDAGSVAVEGLTSYEADVPARTDDELAVDAALVEGVRPIGTGEVLSRMWFQPSITVTGMDVPSVANASNTLLPTVSARVSVRVAPGQPATDAYAAVERHLRAHVPFGARMEISEPDSGDGFLVDTAGWAVQEARTAMREGWGAEAVEQGIGGSIPFVSDLAAEFPEAQILVTGVEDPDTRAHSPNESQHLGVLHRAIASETILLARLATRS; translated from the coding sequence ATGACCGACACCGCACAGCCCAGCTCCGCGACCGACCCCGCTCTCCTCGACGCCCTGCGCGAACAGGTGCAGGGTGCGCTGCCCACGACGATCGCCGATCTGTCCGCGCTGGTGCGGATCCCGTCGGTGTCGTGGTCGGCGTTCGACGAGTCGCACGTGCTCGCGAGCGCGCGTGCCGTGGCGGACCTGGCGCTGAGCACCGGTGTCTTCGCCGAGGACCAGGTCGAGATCATCCGTTCGGCGATCAGCGACGACGAACCGCTCGACCTCGGCCAGCCCGCGGTGCTCGCCGTCCGCCCGGCCCGGAACGGCAAGCCGACCGTGATGCTCTACGCCCACCACGACGTGCAGCCGCAGGGTGACGACGCCCTCTGGGAGACGCCGCCGTTCGAGCCGACCCTCCGCGGAGACCGGCTGTACGGTCGCGGTGCCTCGGACGACAAGGCCGGCGTGATGACCCACATCGCGTCGCTCCGGGCGATCCACGCGCAGTTCGGCGACGACCTCGACCTCGGTGTCGTCCTCTTCGTCGAGGGTGAGGAGGAGTTCGGCTCCCGGTCCTTCCGCACATTCCTCGCCGACCAGAAGGAGCGCCTGGCCGCCGACGTCATCGTGGTCGCCGACAGCGACAACTGGTCGGTGGACGTGCCGTCGATCACCGTTTCGCTCCGCGGCAACGTCACGTTCAAGCTCACCCTGACGACCCTCGAGCACGCCAGCCACAGCGGCATGTTCGGGGGAGCGGCCCCGGACGCGATGATCCCGATGGTGAAGCTGCTCGCGTCGCTGCACGACGACGCCGGCTCCGTCGCGGTCGAGGGGCTCACCTCGTACGAGGCCGACGTCCCGGCTCGCACCGACGACGAGCTCGCCGTCGATGCTGCCCTGGTGGAGGGCGTCCGACCGATCGGCACCGGCGAGGTCCTGTCCCGCATGTGGTTCCAGCCGTCGATCACCGTGACCGGCATGGACGTACCGAGCGTCGCGAACGCGTCCAACACGCTGCTGCCGACCGTCTCCGCCCGCGTCTCGGTCCGGGTCGCACCCGGCCAGCCCGCCACCGACGCGTACGCGGCGGTCGAGCGGCACCTGCGGGCACACGTGCCCTTCGGTGCCCGCATGGAGATCTCCGAGCCGGACAGCGGCGACGGCTTCCTCGTCGACACGGCCGGCTGGGCCGTCCAGGAGGCCCGCACGGCCATGCGCGAGGGCTGGGGCGCCGAGGCGGTCGAGCAGGGCATCGGCGGCTCGATCCCGTTCGTCTCGGACCTCGCGGCCGAGTTCCCGGAGGCCCAGATCCTGGTCACCGGCGTGGAGGACCCGGACACCCGTGCCCACAGCCCGAACGAGTCGCAGCACCTCGGCGTCCTGCACCGGGCCATCGCGTCCGAGACGATCCTGCTCGCCAGGCTCGCGACGCGCAGCTGA
- a CDS encoding iron-sulfur cluster assembly accessory protein, translated as MSDTITTDAPVTEAASHGVLLSDAAAGKVASLLEQEGRDDLRLRLAVQPGGCSGLIYQLYFDERLLDGDVTAEFDGVEVVVDKMSVPYLDGATIDFEDTIQKQGFTIDNPNAQGSCACGDSFH; from the coding sequence ATGAGCGACACCATCACCACCGACGCACCGGTGACCGAGGCGGCCTCGCACGGCGTCCTCCTGAGCGACGCCGCGGCCGGCAAGGTGGCGAGTCTCCTCGAGCAGGAGGGTCGCGACGACCTGCGCCTGCGCCTCGCCGTCCAGCCCGGGGGATGCTCGGGTCTGATCTACCAGCTGTACTTCGACGAGCGCCTGCTCGACGGTGACGTCACCGCCGAGTTCGACGGGGTCGAGGTCGTCGTCGACAAGATGAGCGTCCCGTACCTCGACGGGGCGACGATCGACTTCGAGGACACCATCCAGAAGCAGGGCTTCACGATCGACAACCCGAACGCGCAGGGCAGCTGCGCGTGCGGTGACAGCTTCCACTGA